One window from the genome of Elaeis guineensis isolate ETL-2024a chromosome 5, EG11, whole genome shotgun sequence encodes:
- the LOC105044981 gene encoding uncharacterized protein, whose protein sequence is MGRTLLSSPVSMFRWPEFHLSNLTRSMSWSIFHWPEFDFSFLTSSWPDINFSPISMVDSILWTFVTAFESVALVAMLCFFFVCCGCTI, encoded by the coding sequence ATGGGAAGGACCCTGTTATCCTCGCCGGTCTCCATGTTCCGATGGCCGGAGTTTCACCTATCCAACCTCACCAGAAGCATGTCATGGTCCATCTTCCATTGGCCAGAGTTCGACTTCTCTTTCCTCACATCAAGCTGGCCGGATATCAACTTCTCGCCCATCTCGATGGTGGACAGCATCCTCTGGACCTTCGTGACCGCCTTCGAGTCTGTTGCCTTGGTTGCCATGCTGTGCTTCTTCTTTGTCTGCTGCGGTTGCACCATATGA